A region from the Hydra vulgaris chromosome 08, alternate assembly HydraT2T_AEP genome encodes:
- the LOC136083278 gene encoding uncharacterized protein LOC136083278, producing the protein MNVLSRKTSTALGLCTKWKPHCDDCFTCQSVKKLRKGLVDSKQQSRNEARCSDRQKNDSKMFTFAMFTTIKEAITIIQDEDIDISELNNELNPHLQHCLCNICGKIPKQPLTLKKCKHLFCFFCIVENIKFKPISKAICPQCQEYLLYEDSLASNKTNSLIKMLTVACISTQNKRSKYNSNKNINIFHA; encoded by the coding sequence ATGAATGTGCTTTCAAGAAAAACATCAACTGCCCTTGGTCTCTGTACTAAGTGGAAACCACACTGTGATGACTGTTTTACTTGCCAATCAGTAAAAAAGCTTAGAAAAGGTTTAGTAGATTCTAAACAACAATCTAGAAATGAAGCAAGATGTAGTGACCGccaaaaaaatgattcaaagATGTTTACATTTGCAATGTTCACTACCATAAAAGAAGCAATAACCATAATACAAGATGAAGACATAGATATATCAGAGCTAAATAATGAGTTAAATCCACATTTGCAACATTGCTTATGTAATATATGCGGTAAAATTCCAAAGCAacctttaactttaaaaaaatgcaagcatcttttctgctttttttgtattgtagAAAATATTAAGTTCAAGCCAATTAGTAAAGCAATATGTCCTCAATGCcaagaatatttattatatgaagATTCATTAGCAAGTAACAAAACAAATTCTCTCATTAAAATGTTGACTGTTGCATGTatttcaacacaaaataaaagatcaaaatataattcaaataaaaatataaatatctttcatgcataa
- the LOC124817571 gene encoding uncharacterized protein LOC124817571 isoform X2, producing the protein MDSKLRLTKRKNVSIDKKIQRLYSTVAIKEDGIDTKTVVPTHWVNAEESIVYYPPRGKKTVGVYLSEWASPEPGWQEFMLLEFILECGSYETCQAMLNFLTEDENDDRPVSNILNPKERVPSPNLNVLKCTPSGSSSPIQMGVPLISPWKKSKVGCVIQPRPNEDFQRSLDLESYHFNKNPTSFKIGDGGVSFKEMTNKQFQYAMLIKLELLQQNQIKIMERLDNMETQPKSGATDVGVIITIPHKDIKCFNEEEEILRASSSAMKNKITQIKAIGGATARKTVKNVLNQLMVPQVQNLFSKDGLKGKLKFTATQHYKCIKEGLVSERTGYDAATIEALVGDLLKRALPKVKIVNDADVHEEEAT; encoded by the exons atggaTTCGAAGCTTAgattaacaaaaagaaaaaatgtttctatCGATAAGAAAATACAAAG GTTGTACAGTACTGTTGCAATTAAAGAAGATGGTATTGACACTAAGACAGTAGTACCTACTCACTGGGTTAATGCAGAAGAAAGTATAGTATACTATCCTCCACGAGGAAAAAAAACTGTGGGTGTTTATTTATCTGAATGGGCTAGTCCAGAACCTGGCTGGCAAGAGTTTATGTTGTTAGAATTTATTTTGGAGTGTGGAAGTTATGAAACATGTCAGgcaatgttaaactttttaactgaAGATGAAAATGATGATCGTCCTG ttTCAAATATACTCAACCCAAAGGAACGAGTTCCAAGTCcaaatttgaatgttttaaagtgCACACCATCTGGTTCTTCATCACCAATTCAAATGGGTGTGCCACTTATATCTCCatggaaaaaaagtaaagtgGGCTGTGTAATACAGCCAAGACCAAATGAAGATTTCCAACGATCATTGGATTTAGAATCGTACCACTTTAACAAAAATCCAACATCTTTCAAGATAGGTGATGGTGGTGTTTCATTTAAGGAAATGACAAATAAAC aGTTTCAGTATGCCATGCTAATAAAACTAGAATTGTTGCagcaaaatcaaattaaaattatggagCGATTGGACAACATGGAAACACAACCAAAAAGTGGTGCTACTGATGTGGGTGTCATAATTACAATCCCACATAAAGATATTAAGTGTTTTAATGAAGAAGAGGAAATTCTCAGAGCAAGTTCTAGTGCTATGAAAAACAAG ATCACTCAAATCAAAGCCATTGGTGGTGCAACAGCACGCAAAActgtcaaaaatgttttaaaccaGTTAATGGTGCCACAAGTCCAAAACTTATTTAGTAAAGATGGATTGAAGGGCAAGCTTAAGTTTACAGCTACGCAACATTACAAGTGTATTAAAG aaGGCTTAGTATCTGAAAGAACCGGTTATGATGCCGCAACTATCGAAGCCCTTGTTGGCGATTTATTGAAGCGGGCGTTGCCGAAAGTAAAAATAGTTAACGATGCTGACGTTCACGAAGAAGAAGCAACTTAA
- the LOC136083796 gene encoding uncharacterized protein LOC136083796: MPPKKKLKLTRNKTEVFLVKKVIENLSCYKLPTGIEVLQYFLYLRDLNPKVKKTVLIRCHFEINSFELRCPPQTDCCVMSKLVRPWNLAGFPIITLENIRKKIDKMVNNYYKLKKNSKRNSLTDTKRNEEFFEEILKCFWISKKKELIEDIMKDRRRTSKAKNEDIAFIFDQLGNRMGRIGTNDERFTYTIKRSHKKLCSMLNMESKLNNGNNLYSLDNSSSSDNNSDCEYVADIKKEQSTSVVLLPKNI; this comes from the exons atgcctccaaaaaagaaGTTGAAGCTTACTCGAAATAAGACTGAAGTATTTCTAGTAAAGAAAGTTATAGAAAATCTTTCATGTTATAAACTTCCTACTGGCATAGAGGTTCTGCAATACTTCCTTTATCTAAGAGACTTGAATCCCAAAGTAAAGAAAACGGTTTTAATTAGGTGTCATTTCGAAATTAATTCATTTGAGCTCAGATGCCCTCCACAAACTGACTGTTGTGTAATGTCTAAATTGGTAAGGCCATGGAATCTTGCAGGATTCCCTATCATAACCTTAGAAAATATCAG aAAGAAGATTGATAAAATGGTGAACAACTATTACAAGTTAAAGAAGAATAGCAAAAGGAACAGCCTAACAGATACAAAAAGGAATGAggaattttttgaagaaatattaaaatgcttttggattagtaaaaaaaaagaactaattgAAGATATTATGAAAGACAGGAGAAGGACATCCAAAGCCAAAAATGAAGATATTGCGTTTATCTTTGACCAACTTGGAAATAGGATGGGAAGAATAGGAACAAATGATGAAAGGTTTACATACACTATTAAGAGATCCCACAAAAAATTGTGTTCTATGTTAAACATGGAAAGTAAACTAAACAATGGTAACAATCTATATAGTTTAGACAACTCTTCAAGCAGTGATAATAATTCTGACTGTGAATATGTagcagatataaaaaaagaacaatctaCCTCTGTTGTTTtgttaccaaaaaatatttaa